A DNA window from Mesorhizobium sp. C432A contains the following coding sequences:
- a CDS encoding metalloregulator ArsR/SmtB family transcription factor: MQEVQIFRAIANERRLQILDWLKDPQAHFPAQADGDLVEDGVCALLIAEKLGITQATLSEHMRVLTQAGLLRPKRIKQWTFYRRDEDRIADARLLIQNRL; this comes from the coding sequence ATGCAAGAGGTTCAAATCTTCAGGGCGATCGCCAATGAACGCAGGCTGCAGATCCTCGACTGGCTGAAGGATCCGCAGGCGCATTTCCCGGCCCAGGCAGATGGCGATCTGGTCGAGGACGGCGTTTGCGCGCTGCTGATCGCGGAGAAGCTCGGCATTACGCAGGCGACGCTCTCCGAACATATGCGCGTGCTTACCCAGGCCGGCCTGCTGCGGCCCAAGCGCATCAAGCAATGGACGTTCTACCGCCGCGACGAGGACAGGATCGCCGACGCAAGGTTGCTCATCCAGAACCGGCTGTAG
- a CDS encoding LysR substrate-binding domain-containing protein yields MRPTLDSDLLRTFVAIAEAGNFTRAAEQAGRTQSAVSMQMKKLEELVGDSLFERGSRGVALTRRGGELIVNARRIVSLLDETAASMAAAPLGGPVRIGIPEEYGHAILSRALGAFSKRHTKVEVTVRYAHSGAQLAALAAGELDLAVVFEWQDPSGGEVLMHDPTVWVTSSLHHMHEERPVPIALYNRAGWCKDFAIKSLEQRGLAYRVAYTSDTTGGLKLAVTSGLAIAPISHSNIPDGCRELTAADGFGHIDSSNVVMHRNPNASGEAIDGMQEAIREAFVNRPA; encoded by the coding sequence ATGCGGCCGACTCTCGACAGCGATCTCCTGCGCACCTTCGTCGCCATTGCCGAAGCGGGCAATTTCACCCGGGCGGCGGAGCAGGCCGGGCGCACCCAGTCGGCGGTGTCGATGCAGATGAAGAAGCTCGAGGAGCTGGTCGGCGACAGCCTGTTCGAACGCGGCTCGCGCGGCGTGGCGCTGACGCGCCGTGGCGGCGAGCTGATCGTCAATGCCCGCCGCATCGTCTCGCTGCTCGACGAGACGGCGGCATCGATGGCGGCGGCACCGCTTGGCGGGCCGGTGCGCATCGGCATTCCCGAGGAATATGGTCACGCCATCCTGTCGCGCGCGCTCGGCGCCTTCTCGAAGCGTCACACCAAGGTCGAGGTCACCGTGCGCTATGCACATTCCGGCGCCCAGCTGGCGGCGCTAGCCGCCGGTGAACTCGACCTCGCCGTGGTGTTCGAATGGCAGGATCCTTCCGGCGGCGAGGTGCTGATGCACGATCCGACAGTGTGGGTGACATCGAGCCTGCATCACATGCATGAGGAGCGGCCGGTGCCGATCGCGCTCTACAACCGGGCCGGCTGGTGCAAGGACTTTGCCATCAAATCGCTTGAGCAGCGTGGGCTGGCCTACCGTGTCGCCTATACCAGCGACACCACCGGCGGCCTGAAGCTCGCCGTCACCTCTGGCCTGGCGATCGCGCCGATCTCGCACAGCAATATTCCGGATGGCTGCCGCGAGCTCACCGCCGCGGACGGGTTCGGCCACATCGATTCCTCGAATGTGGTGATGCATCGCAACCCCAATGCCTCAGGCGAGGCGATCGACGGCATGCAGGAAGCAATACGCGAGGCGTTCGTCAACCGGCCGGCTTAG
- a CDS encoding TIGR02302 family protein — protein MTERPISSGDRSLAGRLALSRLATRVSMTVERGWPLLLPLLIIASLFLSLSWLGLFPRLPDIARVMLVTAFGIATLAALYPLRFFKLPSAAEIDRRIEAANQLQHSPVLVQTDRPSGKESIFSQALWREHQKRMADKLGSLGADLPRTRVPERDPWALRAVAALLLVTAFAFSFGPSGGRLSDGFSAHAARDIVPPRIDAWVTPPAYTGKPPIFLTAPVIDGNAKQAVATFTVPQGSDVSLRVTGGSGEETLSFADKGGNARAIDPSGPQVAAVKAAAVNPATPKLRQFTGKLTADGTLTLKSGEADLGRWAFAVIPDKPPTIRFVGEPKRAVNGAFELNYQIDDDYGAATAKAVFALADPAAPDAHPLYGPPDLPLALPRRGGKANAAKTTKDLTEHVWAGASIKLSLVATDDAGHTATSETKTIVMPERPFANPLARAVVEQRRLLALDANAKPRVLDLMDAITLRPEDTFDNMSHYLAIMSARSRLKMSDSDDQLRNEVAYLWEIALGIEEGNLSSAEKRLRQAQQALQDAIKRGASDEEIEKAMKELREAMNEFLQEFAERAKQNPNAPQMQQNGRELRQSDIDRMMDQIENLAKSGDRDKAQELLSQLENMMNNLQAGRQQQGGEQDSEMRQQMDKLGEIMRRQQEMMNDTYRMDQMQRGDNQQPGEGNGDDPDQPGVGKDRDPLARPKSMTPQEFADAMKQLQEGQGQLQSELDKLKKGLEGMGMQPNEGFGDAGKSMGNAEKSLGEGEGDQAVGHQGRALEALRKGAKEMMKQLQAMQGDQGGSQEGGRQQDAGRDPLGRPRASRGPDFGDSVKVPDEIDVQRARQILEAIRKRLGNALSPDIERSYLERLLELK, from the coding sequence ATGACGGAACGCCCCATTTCCAGTGGCGATCGCAGCCTGGCCGGGCGGCTTGCCCTGAGCCGGCTGGCGACACGGGTCTCGATGACGGTCGAGCGCGGCTGGCCGCTGCTTCTGCCGCTGCTCATCATCGCCAGCCTGTTTCTCAGCCTCTCCTGGCTCGGCCTTTTCCCCCGGCTGCCTGACATTGCGCGCGTTATGCTGGTCACGGCGTTCGGTATTGCCACGCTGGCGGCGCTCTATCCGCTGCGTTTCTTCAAGCTTCCATCCGCCGCTGAAATCGACCGCCGTATCGAGGCCGCCAACCAGCTGCAGCACAGCCCGGTGCTGGTGCAGACCGACCGTCCCAGCGGCAAGGAAAGCATCTTTTCCCAGGCGTTGTGGCGCGAACACCAAAAGCGCATGGCCGACAAGCTCGGCAGCCTTGGCGCCGACCTGCCGCGTACGCGCGTGCCGGAGCGCGATCCGTGGGCATTGCGTGCCGTGGCGGCGCTGCTGTTGGTCACCGCTTTTGCCTTCTCCTTCGGACCGTCCGGCGGCAGGCTGTCCGATGGTTTCAGTGCCCATGCGGCGCGCGACATCGTACCGCCGCGCATCGATGCCTGGGTGACCCCGCCGGCCTATACCGGCAAGCCGCCCATCTTCTTGACCGCGCCAGTCATCGATGGCAACGCCAAGCAGGCGGTTGCCACCTTCACCGTGCCGCAAGGCAGCGACGTCTCGCTGCGCGTGACCGGCGGCTCCGGCGAGGAAACGCTAAGCTTTGCCGACAAGGGCGGCAATGCTCGCGCCATCGACCCGTCGGGACCACAGGTGGCGGCCGTCAAGGCAGCGGCGGTCAACCCCGCGACCCCCAAGCTGCGCCAGTTCACCGGCAAGCTGACCGCCGACGGCACGCTGACGCTGAAGTCGGGCGAAGCCGATCTCGGTCGCTGGGCCTTCGCGGTGATCCCCGACAAGCCGCCGACGATCCGCTTCGTCGGCGAGCCCAAGCGCGCCGTCAACGGCGCCTTCGAGCTCAACTACCAGATCGACGACGACTATGGCGCGGCCACCGCCAAGGCGGTTTTCGCGCTGGCCGATCCGGCGGCGCCCGATGCGCATCCGCTCTACGGTCCGCCTGACCTGCCGCTGGCGCTGCCGCGCCGCGGCGGCAAGGCGAACGCCGCCAAGACCACTAAGGACCTCACCGAGCATGTCTGGGCCGGCGCCAGCATCAAGCTGTCGCTTGTGGCCACCGACGATGCCGGACACACCGCGACCAGCGAAACCAAGACTATTGTGATGCCGGAGCGGCCCTTCGCCAACCCGCTGGCGCGGGCGGTGGTCGAGCAGCGCCGCCTGCTGGCGCTCGACGCCAATGCCAAGCCGCGCGTGCTCGACCTGATGGACGCCATCACGCTGCGGCCCGAGGACACGTTCGACAACATGTCGCATTACCTCGCCATCATGAGCGCCCGCAGCCGGCTGAAGATGTCGGACAGCGACGATCAGTTGCGCAACGAGGTTGCCTATCTCTGGGAAATCGCGCTCGGCATCGAGGAAGGCAATCTCTCGTCCGCCGAAAAGCGGCTCCGCCAGGCCCAGCAGGCGCTGCAGGACGCCATCAAGCGCGGCGCCAGCGACGAAGAGATCGAAAAGGCGATGAAGGAACTGCGCGAGGCGATGAACGAATTCCTGCAGGAATTCGCCGAGCGCGCCAAGCAGAACCCGAACGCGCCGCAGATGCAGCAGAATGGTCGCGAGCTGCGTCAGAGTGATATCGACCGCATGATGGACCAGATCGAGAACCTGGCGAAGTCGGGCGACCGCGACAAGGCGCAGGAGCTGCTGTCGCAGCTGGAAAACATGATGAACAACCTGCAGGCCGGCCGTCAGCAGCAGGGCGGCGAGCAGGACAGCGAGATGCGCCAGCAGATGGACAAGCTGGGCGAGATCATGCGCCGCCAGCAGGAGATGATGAACGACACCTACCGCATGGACCAGATGCAGCGCGGAGATAATCAGCAGCCCGGCGAAGGCAATGGCGACGACCCGGACCAGCCGGGCGTCGGCAAGGATCGCGATCCTCTCGCCCGGCCGAAGTCGATGACACCGCAGGAATTCGCCGATGCGATGAAGCAGCTGCAGGAAGGCCAGGGCCAGTTGCAGAGCGAACTCGACAAGCTGAAGAAGGGCCTGGAAGGCATGGGCATGCAACCCAATGAGGGGTTTGGCGACGCTGGCAAATCCATGGGCAATGCCGAAAAGTCGCTTGGCGAAGGCGAAGGCGACCAGGCAGTCGGCCACCAGGGTCGCGCGCTGGAAGCGCTGCGCAAGGGCGCCAAGGAGATGATGAAGCAGCTGCAGGCGATGCAGGGCGACCAGGGCGGCAGCCAGGAAGGCGGCCGCCAACAGGACGCCGGCCGCGATCCGCTGGGCCGACCACGCGCCAGCCGCGGACCCGATTTCGGCGATTCGGTGAAGGTGCCCGACGAGATCGACGTGCAGCGCGCCCGCCAGATTCTCGAGGCGATTCGCAAGCGGCTCGGCAACGCGCTCAGCCCCGACATCGAGCGCAGCTACCTCGAGCGGCTGCTGGAGCTGAAGTAG
- a CDS encoding TlpA disulfide reductase family protein produces the protein MADGSRYFPAPRLILAALLAGVLAGVVAVYVSESGSGNNAATGSAPAAGAGNSKDDVACAAKSDRAKKVAAAATGQVAALLPADPPQSLKSLAFNGPDGKPMTIADHAGKTVLLNLWATWCAPCRAEMPALDALQKEKGSDAFEVVAVNVDAGDDVKPKKFLADIGIGSLGYYRDSTLALFNDVKTRGLALGLPVTMLIDGEGCLVAHMNGPAEWSGPDAKRLVEAALAP, from the coding sequence ATGGCAGACGGTAGCAGATACTTCCCGGCCCCGCGCCTGATCCTCGCCGCTTTGCTGGCGGGCGTGCTGGCCGGCGTGGTCGCGGTATATGTCAGCGAGAGCGGGTCTGGCAACAACGCAGCCACCGGCAGCGCACCTGCGGCCGGCGCGGGCAACAGCAAGGACGACGTCGCCTGCGCCGCCAAGAGCGACCGCGCCAAAAAGGTTGCCGCCGCGGCCACCGGCCAGGTGGCGGCATTGCTGCCCGCCGATCCGCCGCAATCGCTGAAAAGTCTCGCCTTCAACGGTCCCGACGGCAAGCCGATGACGATCGCCGATCATGCCGGCAAGACCGTGCTGCTCAACCTGTGGGCGACGTGGTGCGCGCCCTGCCGTGCGGAAATGCCGGCGCTCGACGCCTTGCAGAAGGAAAAGGGCAGCGATGCCTTCGAAGTGGTCGCGGTCAATGTCGATGCCGGCGACGATGTGAAGCCCAAGAAGTTCCTCGCCGATATCGGCATCGGGTCGCTCGGCTACTACCGCGATTCGACGCTGGCGCTGTTCAACGACGTCAAGACGCGCGGCTTGGCGCTAGGCCTCCCCGTCACCATGCTGATCGATGGCGAAGGCTGCCTGGTCGCGCATATGAACGGACCGGCCGAATGGTCGGGACCGGATGCCAAGCGCCTGGTCGAGGCCGCACTCGCCCCTTAG
- the argH gene encoding argininosuccinate lyase translates to MSDKKASNQMWGGRFASGPAAIMEAINASISFDRKLYAQDIRGSVAHSEMLAETGIISAADQEKIAHGLNTILKEIEAGTFEFSTRLEDIHMNIEARLADLIGPAAGRLHTARSRNDQVAVDLRLWVKDECFRVAEALKGLISALLDRAEEHAATVMPGFTHMQAAQPVTFGHHCMAYVEMFSRDLSRVRDAIERLDESPLGAAALAGTSFPIDRHKTAKALGFREPMRNSLDSVSDRDFALEFLSLAAICATHLSRLAEEIIIWSTPQFGFVRLSDSFSTGSSIMPQKKNPDAAELVRGKTGRVTGHLVGLLTVMKGMPLTYGKDMQEDKESVFDAAETLDLMLAAMTGMVRDMTVNAAAMKKAAGSGHATATDLADWLVRALGLPFREAHHVTGGAVALAEEKKVSLEKLSLEDLQSINPGITADIFSVLAVQNSVKSRTSFGGTAPSEVRKQIRSWKKRIAKA, encoded by the coding sequence ATGAGCGACAAGAAGGCCAGCAACCAGATGTGGGGCGGACGTTTTGCCTCGGGTCCGGCCGCGATCATGGAAGCGATCAACGCGTCGATTTCGTTCGACCGCAAACTCTATGCCCAAGACATAAGAGGTTCGGTCGCCCACAGCGAGATGTTGGCTGAAACGGGCATTATTTCGGCGGCCGATCAAGAAAAAATCGCTCACGGGCTGAACACGATCCTGAAAGAGATCGAGGCCGGCACGTTCGAGTTCTCGACCCGGCTGGAAGACATTCACATGAACATCGAGGCCCGCCTTGCCGATCTGATCGGCCCGGCCGCCGGCCGCCTGCACACGGCGCGGTCACGCAACGACCAGGTGGCGGTGGATCTCCGGCTCTGGGTCAAGGACGAGTGCTTTCGCGTCGCCGAGGCGCTGAAGGGGCTGATCTCAGCCTTGCTCGACCGCGCCGAGGAGCATGCGGCGACCGTGATGCCCGGCTTCACCCACATGCAGGCGGCGCAGCCGGTGACCTTCGGCCACCATTGCATGGCCTATGTCGAGATGTTTTCGCGCGACCTGTCGCGCGTCCGCGACGCCATCGAGCGGCTGGATGAAAGCCCGCTCGGCGCGGCAGCGCTTGCCGGCACCAGTTTTCCGATCGATCGCCACAAGACCGCCAAGGCGCTCGGCTTCCGCGAGCCGATGCGCAATTCCCTGGACAGCGTCTCCGACCGCGATTTCGCGCTGGAGTTTTTGAGCCTGGCGGCGATCTGCGCCACGCATCTGTCGCGGCTCGCCGAAGAAATCATCATCTGGTCGACGCCTCAATTCGGCTTCGTTAGGCTGTCGGACAGTTTCTCCACCGGCTCCTCGATCATGCCGCAGAAGAAGAACCCGGACGCCGCCGAACTGGTGCGCGGCAAGACCGGCCGCGTCACCGGCCATCTCGTCGGGCTGCTGACCGTGATGAAGGGCATGCCGCTGACCTACGGCAAGGACATGCAGGAAGACAAGGAATCGGTCTTCGACGCTGCCGAAACACTCGATTTGATGCTGGCTGCGATGACGGGCATGGTGCGCGACATGACGGTCAATGCCGCCGCCATGAAAAAAGCCGCCGGCTCGGGCCACGCGACCGCGACCGACCTCGCCGACTGGCTGGTGCGCGCGCTGGGCCTGCCCTTCCGTGAGGCACACCATGTCACCGGCGGCGCGGTGGCGTTGGCCGAAGAGAAGAAGGTGAGCCTTGAAAAGCTGTCGCTGGAGGATCTGCAGTCGATCAACCCCGGCATCACGGCAGACATCTTCTCGGTTCTGGCGGTGCAGAATTCGGTCAAGAGCCGCACCAGTTTCGGCGGCACCGCGCCATCGGAGGTCAGGAAGCAGATCCGCAGCTGGAAAAAGCGCATCGCCAAGGCATGA
- the lysA gene encoding diaminopimelate decarboxylase, with protein MNHFDYRDGVLHAEDVAIPDIAASVGTPFYCYSTATLTRHYRVFAGAFAGLDTLVCYALKANSNQAVLRTLAKLGAGADTVSEGEMRRALAAGIPASKIVFSGVGKTAREMDFALEAGILCFNVESEPELELLSARATALGKVAPVSLRINPDVDARTHRKISTGKAENKFGIPWQRARQVYARAASLPGTKPIGIDTHIGSQITELQPFDDAFALLAELVGALRADGHAVEHVDLGGGLGIPYRTDNSPPPLPDAYGDIVRKHLTKLGVKVMFEPGRLIVGNAGILVSEVIFVKEGDAKNFLVVDAAMNDLIRPTLYDAFHDIKPVVQPPADTPRMAVDVVGPVCETGDYLGLDRDLPRLKSGDLIAVTTAGAYGAVQSGTYNTRLLVPEVLVDGDRFHVVRRRQTYDELIGLDSVPDWLA; from the coding sequence GTGAACCATTTCGACTACCGCGACGGCGTGCTCCATGCCGAGGACGTGGCGATACCAGACATCGCCGCAAGCGTCGGCACGCCGTTCTATTGTTATTCGACGGCAACCTTGACGAGGCACTACCGGGTGTTCGCCGGGGCTTTTGCCGGTCTCGACACGCTGGTCTGTTACGCCTTGAAGGCGAATTCCAACCAGGCGGTGCTGCGGACGCTGGCAAAGCTCGGCGCCGGCGCCGATACCGTCTCGGAAGGCGAAATGCGCCGCGCGCTCGCCGCCGGCATCCCGGCCAGCAAGATCGTATTCTCGGGCGTCGGCAAGACCGCGCGCGAAATGGATTTTGCGCTCGAGGCCGGCATTCTCTGCTTCAATGTCGAATCCGAGCCGGAGCTGGAGTTGCTGTCGGCCCGCGCCACCGCGCTCGGCAAGGTGGCGCCGGTCTCGCTGCGCATCAACCCGGATGTCGACGCCAGGACGCACAGGAAGATCTCCACCGGCAAGGCCGAGAACAAGTTCGGCATTCCATGGCAAAGGGCGCGCCAGGTCTATGCCCGCGCGGCCAGTTTGCCGGGCACCAAGCCCATCGGCATCGATACCCACATCGGCAGCCAGATCACCGAGTTGCAGCCCTTTGACGATGCTTTCGCGCTTCTGGCGGAACTGGTCGGCGCGCTGCGCGCCGATGGCCACGCCGTCGAGCATGTCGATCTCGGCGGCGGCCTCGGCATCCCCTACCGCACCGACAACAGCCCGCCGCCTCTGCCCGATGCCTATGGCGATATCGTCAGGAAGCATCTGACAAAGCTTGGGGTGAAGGTGATGTTCGAGCCGGGCCGGCTGATCGTCGGCAATGCCGGCATCCTGGTCTCGGAAGTGATATTCGTGAAGGAAGGCGACGCCAAGAACTTCCTCGTCGTCGACGCCGCCATGAACGATCTGATCCGGCCGACGCTCTACGATGCCTTCCACGACATCAAGCCGGTGGTGCAGCCGCCGGCCGACACGCCGCGCATGGCGGTCGACGTCGTCGGCCCGGTCTGCGAGACCGGCGACTATCTCGGCCTCGACCGTGACCTGCCCCGGCTCAAGTCTGGCGACCTCATTGCCGTCACCACCGCCGGCGCCTATGGCGCGGTGCAATCCGGCACCTACAACACCCGCCTACTTGTGCCTGAGGTTCTGGTCGACGGCGACCGTTTCCACGTCGTGCGCCGGCGCCAGACCTATGACGAGCTGATCGGCCTGGATTCGGTGCCCGACTGGCTTGCATAG
- a CDS encoding glyoxalase superfamily protein, whose amino-acid sequence MPKLGAVTPILRIFDIAKAREFYVDFLGFKVEFEHRFDDNAPLYMGVIRDGCVLHLSEHHGDGAPGIAMRIKVEDIAALHRELIGKRYRYARPGLETTSWQTREVSVGDPFGNRLHFYEDATD is encoded by the coding sequence ATGCCGAAACTCGGTGCCGTCACGCCCATCCTGCGCATCTTCGACATCGCCAAGGCACGCGAATTCTATGTCGACTTTCTCGGCTTCAAGGTCGAGTTCGAGCACCGCTTCGACGACAATGCGCCGCTCTACATGGGTGTAATCCGCGACGGCTGTGTCCTGCATCTGAGCGAACATCATGGCGACGGCGCGCCGGGTATAGCCATGCGCATCAAGGTCGAGGACATCGCGGCATTGCACCGCGAACTGATCGGCAAGAGATACCGCTACGCCCGGCCGGGCCTCGAAACCACGTCGTGGCAGACCCGTGAAGTGTCGGTCGGCGACCCCTTCGGCAATCGGCTGCATTTCTACGAGGATGCAACAGACTAA
- a CDS encoding threonine/serine dehydratase, with product MTNGNTVTRERIAAMEPRIRRYIRHTPVLRVDMADFDRPPLAVDLKLECLQHSGSFKARGAFTNLLERPVPAAGVVAASGGNHGAAVAYAAMRLGHKATIFVPEVSPAAKLQRIRGYGAELIVGGARYAEALAASEAFAEKTGALQIHAFNQEETLVGQGTLGLEIENDLPDIDTLLVAVGGGGLIGGIAAWFAGGIRIIAIEPEGAPTLHHAFEAGHPVDAPAEGVAADSLAPKRVGEMMFPIAEAFVERSILVTDDAIIAAQKALWERVRIIAEPGGAAAFAALLSGRYTPAPGERIAVLVCGSNTDPAKF from the coding sequence ATGACGAACGGCAACACCGTCACGCGCGAACGCATCGCCGCGATGGAACCGCGCATCCGCCGCTATATCAGGCACACGCCGGTGCTGCGCGTCGACATGGCCGATTTCGACCGGCCGCCGCTGGCGGTCGACCTCAAGCTCGAATGCCTGCAGCATTCCGGCTCGTTCAAGGCGCGCGGCGCCTTCACCAATCTGCTCGAACGGCCGGTGCCTGCGGCCGGCGTCGTCGCCGCATCGGGCGGCAACCATGGCGCCGCGGTCGCCTATGCCGCCATGCGGCTTGGCCACAAGGCGACGATCTTCGTTCCCGAAGTCAGCCCGGCGGCCAAGCTGCAGCGCATCCGCGGCTACGGCGCCGAACTGATCGTCGGCGGCGCCCGCTATGCCGAGGCGCTGGCCGCCAGCGAGGCTTTTGCTGAAAAGACCGGCGCGCTGCAGATCCATGCCTTCAACCAGGAGGAAACATTGGTCGGCCAAGGCACGCTCGGCCTCGAAATCGAAAACGATCTGCCCGACATCGACACGCTGCTGGTCGCTGTCGGCGGCGGCGGCCTGATCGGCGGCATCGCCGCCTGGTTTGCCGGCGGCATCAGGATCATCGCCATCGAGCCCGAAGGCGCGCCGACGCTGCATCACGCCTTCGAAGCCGGCCACCCCGTCGATGCGCCCGCCGAAGGCGTTGCCGCCGATTCGCTGGCGCCCAAACGCGTCGGCGAGATGATGTTCCCGATCGCCGAGGCTTTTGTCGAGCGCTCCATTCTGGTCACCGACGACGCCATCATTGCCGCGCAGAAGGCGCTGTGGGAGCGGGTGCGGATCATCGCCGAGCCGGGCGGCGCAGCGGCCTTCGCAGCGCTGCTGTCCGGCCGCTACACGCCGGCGCCGGGCGAGCGGATCGCCGTCCTTGTCTGCGGCTCGAATACCGATCCGGCGAAATTCTAA